A window of Parus major isolate Abel unplaced genomic scaffold, Parus_major1.1 Scaffold1496, whole genome shotgun sequence genomic DNA:
CTGCGGCTGCGGGACCTGGCCGAGCGCGTGGCGGGCGCGGCGCAGAACGAGCAGGAGCTCAACCAGCTCCTCAACGAGGCCCTGCTGGAGCGCGAATCCATCCAGGCGTGAGTGCCCTTCCCGGTGGGAATCcccgggaattccgggaattccggAATTCCGAGGGAGCTCCGCCCCGGCAGGCTGAAGGGCAAGAGCACCTTCCGGTTGTCCATGCGCTTCACCGACCCCGAGATGGAGACGCGCTTCTCggtggagaaggagaagcagagcgGCGCcgccttcagctgctcctgcgTCGTCCTCTTCTTCACCGCCCTGGTGGAGGCCGTCATCGACCCCTGGTGGgcttggggacagctgggggacagctgggggacagctgggggacagctgggggACGGGCGGGTGGCACCGGGTTGTCACCGCCAGGCGTTTCTCTGGTGGCAGGTTGGTGACCAACTACGTGACCTTGGTGGTGGGcgaggtgctgctgctggtgctcaccctctgctccctggcCGCCGTCTTCCCGCGG
This region includes:
- the LOC107199629 gene encoding adenylate cyclase type 3, which produces MRFTDPEMETRFSVEKEKQSGAAFSCSCVVLFFTALVEAVIDPWLVTNYVTLVVGEVLLLVLTLCSLAAVFPRAFPRKLVAFSTWIDRTRWARNAWAMAAIAIVTAADVVDMVGEGTRGDHGLVAKGTSGPP